The proteins below come from a single Mycobacterium parmense genomic window:
- a CDS encoding MFS transporter, translating to MARVAAACLVGSAIEFYDFLIYGTAAALVFPAVFFPRLSPTVATIASLATFATAFLSRPLGAAVFGNFGDRLGRKKTLVATLLIMGASTVSVGMVPSTDSIGIAAPLILIALRLLQGFAVGGEWAGSVLLSAEYAPAGKRGWYGMFTLLGGGTAGILASLTFLAVNVTIGEKSPAFLEWGWRVPFLISTGLIGIALYVRLNIDETPVFTEEKARHLVPKAPLAELLRFQRREIVLVAGAFLGGMGFVYLGNTFLVMYAHSHLGYSRSFIWSIGALGGLTSMICVSFAAWISDRVGRRRVMLIGLAACLPWAFVVIPLMDTRKPVLYAIAVLGMFGAAAVANGPTGAFIPELFATRYRYSGAAVAMNLAGILGAAVPPLIAGTLLATYGSWAIGVMMGALIVASFVSVYLLPETRGRALRPDPESVGV from the coding sequence ATGGCCCGGGTGGCCGCCGCCTGCCTCGTCGGCTCGGCGATCGAGTTCTACGACTTCCTCATCTACGGCACCGCGGCGGCGCTGGTGTTCCCCGCCGTGTTCTTCCCCCGCCTGAGCCCCACGGTGGCCACGATCGCCTCCCTGGCGACGTTCGCCACCGCGTTCCTGTCCCGGCCGCTGGGAGCCGCCGTGTTCGGAAACTTCGGGGATCGGCTGGGCCGCAAGAAGACCCTGGTGGCCACGCTGCTGATCATGGGCGCGTCGACCGTGAGCGTGGGAATGGTGCCCAGCACCGACTCGATCGGCATCGCGGCGCCGTTGATCCTCATCGCCCTGCGGTTGTTGCAGGGGTTCGCCGTCGGCGGCGAATGGGCCGGGTCGGTGCTGCTCAGCGCCGAGTATGCCCCCGCCGGCAAACGCGGCTGGTACGGCATGTTCACATTGCTCGGCGGCGGGACCGCGGGAATCCTGGCCAGCCTGACCTTCCTCGCCGTCAACGTCACGATCGGGGAGAAAAGCCCCGCGTTCCTGGAATGGGGTTGGCGGGTGCCCTTCCTGATCAGCACCGGGTTGATCGGCATCGCGCTCTACGTGCGGCTCAACATCGACGAGACCCCGGTGTTCACCGAGGAGAAGGCCCGCCACCTGGTGCCCAAGGCGCCGCTCGCCGAACTGCTGCGGTTCCAGCGCCGTGAGATCGTCCTCGTCGCGGGCGCCTTCCTCGGCGGGATGGGCTTCGTCTACCTCGGCAACACCTTCCTCGTCATGTACGCCCACTCCCACCTGGGCTACTCACGGAGCTTCATCTGGAGCATCGGCGCGCTGGGCGGGCTGACCAGCATGATCTGCGTGTCGTTCGCGGCCTGGATCTCCGACCGGGTGGGGCGCCGGCGGGTCATGCTCATCGGCCTGGCGGCGTGTTTGCCGTGGGCGTTCGTGGTGATCCCGCTGATGGACACCCGCAAGCCCGTCCTGTACGCGATCGCGGTCCTGGGCATGTTCGGCGCCGCGGCGGTGGCCAACGGGCCAACCGGGGCCTTCATTCCCGAGCTGTTCGCCACCCGCTACCGCTACAGCGGCGCGGCGGTGGCCATGAATCTCGCGGGCATACTGGGCGCGGCCGTGCCGCCGCTGATCGCCGGGACGTTGCTGGCGACCTACGGCAGCTGGGCGATCGGCGTGATGATGGGCGCCCTGATCGTGGCCAGCTTCGTGTCCGTCTATCTGCTGCCGGAGACCAGGGGCAGGGCGCTGCGGCCCGACCCCGAATCAGTTGGCGTGTAG
- the dapD gene encoding 2,3,4,5-tetrahydropyridine-2,6-dicarboxylate N-succinyltransferase, whose product MTAVTAAVGIGLATLASDGSILDTWFPAPELTGAGATGTTRLAASDVPADLAALIGRCEDRGTETVAVRTVIGSLDEVAVDAHDAYLRLHLLSHRMVAPHGLNAGGLFGVLTNVVWTNRGPCAVEGFEAVRARLRRQGPVTVYGVDKFPRMVDYVLPTGVRIADADRVRLGAHLAPGTTVMHEGFVNYNAGTLGASMVEGRISAGVVVGDGSDIGGGASIMGTLSGGGTEVISIGERCLLGANAGLGISLGDDCVVEAGLYVTAGTKVSTPDGRSVKARELSGGNNLLFRRNSLTGAVEVVARGGQGIALNEELHAN is encoded by the coding sequence CTGACCGCCGTGACTGCAGCGGTAGGCATCGGGCTGGCGACGCTGGCCTCCGACGGATCGATACTGGACACCTGGTTCCCGGCGCCGGAACTGACGGGGGCGGGCGCCACCGGGACGACGCGGCTCGCCGCGTCCGACGTACCCGCGGACCTGGCCGCGCTGATCGGCCGATGCGAGGACCGGGGCACCGAGACCGTCGCCGTGCGCACGGTGATCGGCTCGCTGGACGAGGTCGCTGTCGACGCGCACGACGCCTACCTGCGGCTGCATCTGTTGTCGCACCGGATGGTGGCGCCGCACGGCCTGAACGCCGGTGGCCTCTTCGGCGTGCTGACGAACGTGGTGTGGACCAACCGCGGGCCGTGCGCCGTCGAGGGTTTCGAGGCGGTCCGGGCGCGGCTGCGCCGCCAGGGCCCGGTGACCGTCTACGGCGTCGACAAGTTCCCGCGAATGGTCGACTATGTCCTGCCCACCGGAGTGCGCATCGCCGACGCCGACCGGGTGCGCCTCGGGGCCCACCTGGCGCCCGGGACCACGGTCATGCACGAGGGCTTCGTCAACTACAACGCCGGCACGCTGGGCGCATCGATGGTGGAAGGCCGCATCTCGGCCGGGGTGGTGGTCGGCGACGGGTCGGACATCGGCGGCGGGGCCTCGATCATGGGCACGCTGTCCGGCGGTGGCACCGAGGTCATCTCGATCGGCGAGCGCTGCCTGCTGGGCGCCAACGCCGGCCTGGGCATCTCTTTGGGCGACGACTGCGTCGTCGAGGCGGGCCTGTATGTCACGGCGGGCACCAAGGTCAGCACCCCCGACGGACGGTCGGTCAAGGCCCGCGAGCTGTCCGGCGGCAACAACCTGCTGTTTCGCCGCAACTCGCTCACCGGGGCGGTGGAGGTGGTCGCGCGCGGTGGACAGGGCATCGCCCTCAACGAGGAGCTACACGCCAACTGA
- the dapE gene encoding succinyl-diaminopimelate desuccinylase gives MLDLRGDPIALTAALVDVPSESRHEARLADEVEAALRHQTSGFEVVRNGNAVLARTSLGRPSRVLLAGHLDTVPAAGNLPSHLDGGELYGCGTADMKSGDAVFLHLAATVAEPLHDLTLVFYDCEEIEAAANGLGRIEAELPDWLTADVAILGEPTGGYIEAGCQGTLRVVVSAAGTRAHSARSWLGDNAIHKLSPVLDRLAAYRARTVDIDGCAYREGLSAVRIDGGVAGNVIPDAASVTVNFRFAPDRSLGAALEHVRAVFDGVDVRIEQTDAAAGALPGLSQPAAKALVEAAGGRVRAKYGWTDVARFAALGIPAVNFGPGDPNLAHTRDERVQVADITAAVAVLRSYLGG, from the coding sequence GTGCTGGACTTACGCGGCGACCCGATCGCGCTGACCGCGGCGCTGGTCGACGTCCCCAGCGAGTCCCGGCACGAGGCGCGCCTCGCCGACGAGGTGGAGGCCGCGCTGCGACATCAGACGTCGGGCTTCGAGGTCGTGCGCAACGGCAACGCCGTGCTCGCGCGCACGTCGCTGGGCCGCCCGTCGCGGGTGTTGCTGGCCGGGCATCTGGACACCGTCCCGGCGGCGGGTAACCTGCCCAGCCACCTCGACGGCGGTGAGCTCTACGGCTGCGGCACCGCGGACATGAAATCCGGCGACGCGGTCTTCCTGCATCTGGCCGCCACCGTGGCCGAACCGCTGCACGACCTGACGCTGGTGTTCTACGACTGCGAGGAAATCGAAGCCGCGGCAAACGGTTTGGGGCGCATCGAGGCCGAGCTGCCGGACTGGCTGACCGCCGACGTGGCCATTCTGGGGGAACCCACGGGCGGCTACATCGAAGCCGGCTGTCAGGGCACGCTGCGGGTGGTGGTCAGCGCCGCCGGCACCCGCGCCCATTCGGCGCGTTCCTGGTTGGGCGACAACGCCATTCACAAGCTCAGCCCGGTACTGGACCGGCTGGCCGCGTACCGTGCGCGCACCGTGGACATCGACGGATGCGCCTACCGCGAGGGCCTGTCGGCCGTGCGCATCGACGGCGGTGTGGCCGGCAACGTCATCCCCGATGCGGCCTCGGTGACCGTCAACTTCCGGTTCGCCCCCGACCGGTCGCTGGGCGCGGCTCTCGAGCACGTCCGCGCGGTGTTCGACGGGGTCGACGTGCGGATCGAGCAGACCGACGCCGCCGCGGGTGCGCTGCCGGGGCTTTCGCAGCCCGCCGCGAAGGCGCTCGTCGAGGCCGCCGGTGGCCGGGTCCGGGCGAAGTACGGCTGGACCGACGTTGCGCGCTTCGCGGCGCTCGGCATCCCGGCGGTCAACTTCGGGCCGGGCGATCCCAACCTCGCGCACACCCGCGACGAGCGCGTGCAGGTCGCCGACATCACCGCCGCGGTGGCGGTGCTTCGCTCATATCTCGGAGGCTGA
- a CDS encoding AAA family ATPase produces the protein MPIRWNVPRHEAAREQLDAALGGADRVGAAVLGPDGCGKSTLARQAAEDYVRRHPGTVLHWVTGTPSERAVPFGAFSHLVEIADIGKPAALLRAARASLSEGRGELLLVVDDAHDLDVLSATLVYQLALAGTARLIVTARADAARDAIAALWTDDLLRRIDIEQPGEATSPASVDAFIAELPAAARSVLDYLAVEEPLSLADLNALAGDGAVDEAMEWGAVETRARGGRTDGDVVVYTAHPLFADRARATLDAHDARRRRTELVRLLSQHPSDHLSDRLRLASLAMDSEAPQRVAEVVTAAQQALRLGDLSLGERLARSAMERSGGLGARLALAHAMAWQGRGREADAVLAGVDPAGLTEAALMDWTLLRAANQFWMLGEPERATAFLRTIRSRVTDEGPRTTLDALSATFAMNAGNIGHAVKMSGEVLASPCADDQAVAWAASAAALCAARQGRFDDVEPLARRALGAEHPGLLRFTIGLGQITALLMAGRLDLARELAQQFTDFAELQQPGRAIGEVLLAHVLIADGQFATAAELLGPVAATLERTGYSWGPLSLTLLATALAHQGDTAAMSKALSRAESRHGTKSALFAPELGVARAWRLAAMRDRHGAVTAAREAARVAERGGQQAVALRVWHEAVRLGDTRAAAPLARLCNEIDCAAGTLALEHAQALAAGDPAALQAVADRLAAVGMRAAAADAAAQAQDRPPQPRASASEI, from the coding sequence ATGCCGATTCGATGGAACGTCCCCCGGCACGAGGCGGCCAGAGAGCAGCTGGACGCGGCCCTGGGCGGCGCGGATCGGGTCGGCGCAGCGGTGCTCGGACCCGACGGGTGCGGCAAGTCGACGCTGGCCCGCCAGGCCGCCGAGGACTACGTCCGCCGGCACCCGGGGACCGTCCTCCACTGGGTCACCGGCACCCCGAGCGAGCGTGCCGTGCCCTTCGGGGCCTTCAGCCACCTGGTGGAGATCGCCGACATCGGCAAGCCGGCCGCGCTGCTGCGGGCGGCCCGGGCCTCCCTCAGCGAGGGGAGAGGCGAGCTGCTGCTCGTCGTCGACGACGCCCACGACCTGGACGTGCTGTCCGCCACGCTGGTCTACCAGCTGGCGCTGGCCGGCACGGCCCGGCTGATCGTCACCGCCCGCGCCGACGCCGCGCGTGACGCCATCGCGGCGCTGTGGACCGATGACCTGCTGCGCCGCATCGACATCGAGCAGCCGGGCGAGGCGACCTCCCCGGCGTCGGTGGACGCGTTCATCGCCGAGCTGCCCGCCGCCGCGCGGTCGGTGCTGGACTACCTCGCCGTCGAGGAACCCTTGTCGCTGGCAGATCTGAACGCCCTGGCCGGCGACGGCGCCGTGGACGAGGCGATGGAGTGGGGCGCGGTGGAGACCCGGGCCCGCGGCGGCCGCACCGACGGCGACGTCGTCGTCTACACCGCCCACCCGCTGTTCGCCGACCGGGCGCGCGCCACGCTGGACGCCCACGACGCGCGCCGCCGGCGCACCGAGCTGGTCAGGCTGCTGTCGCAGCATCCGTCGGACCACCTCAGCGACCGGCTGCGGCTGGCGTCGCTGGCGATGGACAGCGAGGCACCGCAGCGAGTCGCCGAGGTGGTCACCGCCGCGCAGCAGGCCCTGCGGCTGGGAGACCTGTCGCTGGGCGAGCGGCTGGCCCGCTCGGCGATGGAGCGCTCCGGCGGTTTGGGTGCGCGGCTGGCGCTGGCCCACGCCATGGCGTGGCAGGGTCGCGGCCGCGAGGCCGACGCGGTGCTGGCCGGCGTCGACCCCGCCGGCCTGACCGAAGCCGCGCTCATGGACTGGACGCTACTACGGGCGGCCAATCAGTTCTGGATGCTCGGCGAGCCGGAGCGAGCCACGGCGTTCCTGCGGACGATCCGCAGCCGGGTCACCGACGAGGGCCCGCGAACGACGCTGGACGCGTTGAGCGCCACCTTCGCGATGAACGCGGGCAACATCGGCCACGCCGTGAAGATGTCCGGTGAGGTGCTGGCCTCCCCGTGCGCCGACGACCAGGCGGTGGCGTGGGCGGCCAGCGCGGCGGCGTTGTGCGCGGCGCGGCAGGGGCGTTTCGACGACGTCGAGCCGCTGGCGCGGCGCGCGCTGGGCGCCGAGCATCCAGGGTTGCTGCGGTTCACGATCGGGCTGGGCCAGATCACCGCGCTGCTGATGGCCGGCCGGCTCGATCTGGCCCGCGAGCTGGCTCAACAGTTCACCGACTTCGCCGAACTGCAGCAGCCGGGCCGCGCGATCGGCGAGGTCCTGCTTGCCCACGTGCTGATCGCCGACGGCCAATTCGCCACTGCGGCAGAGTTGTTGGGTCCGGTGGCGGCCACGTTGGAACGCACCGGGTATTCGTGGGGACCGCTGTCGTTGACCCTGTTGGCCACCGCTCTGGCGCACCAGGGCGACACCGCCGCGATGTCGAAGGCGTTGAGCCGGGCCGAATCCCGGCACGGCACCAAGTCGGCGTTGTTCGCCCCGGAGCTCGGCGTGGCGCGGGCGTGGCGGCTGGCCGCGATGCGCGACCGGCACGGGGCGGTGACCGCGGCGCGTGAGGCCGCCCGCGTGGCCGAACGCGGCGGGCAGCAGGCGGTGGCGCTCCGCGTCTGGCACGAGGCCGTGCGCCTCGGCGACACCCGGGCGGCCGCACCGCTGGCTCGACTTTGCAACGAGATAGATTGTGCTGCAGGAACACTCGCACTGGAACACGCGCAGGCGCTCGCGGCCGGTGATCCCGCGGCACTGCAGGCGGTGGCCGACCGGCTTGCGGCGGTCGGGATGCGCGCGGCCGCGGCCGACGCCGCAGCGCAGGCGCAGGACCGGCCGCCTCAGCCGCGGGCGTCAGCCTCCGAGATATGA
- a CDS encoding LOG family protein, translated as MRREPDSSGDWAVGVYCASGPTHPELLQLAGELGEAIAERGWTLVWGGGRVSAMGAVASAARARGGRTVGVIPQILMRREVADAEADELIVSDTMHERKQLMEERSDAFIVLPGGVGTLDELFDAWTTGYLGLHGKPIVLLDPLGHYEGLWIWLCGLLDNGYISQAAMDRLVLVDKVSAAIQACAPA; from the coding sequence ATGCGCCGCGAACCTGATTCGTCAGGCGACTGGGCGGTCGGTGTGTACTGCGCATCGGGTCCCACACACCCTGAATTGCTGCAGCTGGCCGGCGAACTCGGCGAGGCGATCGCCGAGCGCGGCTGGACCCTGGTGTGGGGCGGCGGCCGGGTTTCGGCGATGGGCGCCGTCGCGAGCGCCGCGCGGGCCCGAGGAGGGCGGACCGTCGGGGTCATCCCGCAGATCCTGATGCGCCGCGAGGTCGCCGACGCCGAAGCCGACGAGCTGATCGTCAGCGACACCATGCATGAGCGCAAGCAGCTCATGGAGGAGCGGTCCGATGCGTTCATCGTGCTGCCCGGCGGCGTCGGGACGCTCGACGAGCTGTTCGACGCGTGGACGACCGGCTATCTCGGTCTGCACGGCAAGCCCATCGTGCTGCTCGACCCGCTGGGGCACTACGAAGGTCTCTGGATCTGGTTGTGCGGTTTGCTGGACAACGGGTACATCTCGCAGGCCGCGATGGACCGCCTGGTGCTCGTCGACAAGGTCAGCGCGGCGATACAGGCCTGTGCACCGGCCTGA
- the fadD6 gene encoding long-chain-acyl-CoA synthetase FadD6 yields the protein MSDRDGGARRSVSLADIALRVPGLLADMPVIVRGALTGLLARPSSNKSIGTVFADRAARYGDRVFLRFGEQELTYRDANAAANRYAAVLAARGVGNGDVVGIMLRNSPNAVLAMLAAVKCGAVAGMLNYHQRGEVLAHSLGVLDAKVLVAETDLVSAVAECGGSGDTEVLTVEDLERFAVSAPATNPASASAVRAKDTAFYIFTSGTTGFPKASVMTHQRWLRALAAFGGVGLRLRNSDTLYSCLPLYHNNALTVALSSVIASGATLALGTSFSASRFWDEVIATEATAFIYIGEICRYLLNQPRRATDRAHKVRLMAGNGLRPEIWDEFTERFGIARVCEFYASSEGNTAFINVFNVPRTTGVFPMPLAYVEYDPDTGAPLRDDNGRVRKVPAGEPGLLLSPVNRLQPFDGYTDKESSEKKLVRNAFREGDVWFNSGDVMSPQGMGHAAFVDRLGDTFRWKGENVATTQVEAALATDESVEECTVFGVEIPRTGGRAGMAAVKLREGAEFDGNSLARAVYGQLPVYALPLFVRVVKELAQTTTFKSRKVELRDEGYGPDVSDPLYVLAGRDDGYVPYYDEYPEEVAAGKRPQG from the coding sequence GTGTCCGATCGCGACGGGGGAGCGCGCCGCTCGGTCAGCCTGGCCGATATCGCGTTGCGGGTGCCGGGTCTGCTGGCCGACATGCCGGTGATCGTGCGGGGAGCGCTGACCGGGCTGCTGGCCCGGCCGAGCTCGAACAAGTCGATCGGCACGGTGTTCGCCGACCGGGCCGCCCGCTACGGCGACCGGGTGTTCCTGCGATTCGGTGAGCAGGAGCTGACCTACCGCGACGCGAATGCGGCCGCCAACCGGTACGCCGCGGTGCTGGCCGCGCGCGGCGTCGGCAACGGCGACGTCGTGGGCATCATGCTGCGCAACTCGCCCAACGCCGTGCTGGCGATGCTCGCCGCCGTCAAGTGCGGCGCCGTCGCCGGGATGCTCAACTACCATCAGCGCGGCGAGGTGCTGGCGCACAGCCTGGGCGTGCTGGACGCCAAGGTTTTGGTCGCCGAGACCGATCTGGTCAGCGCTGTCGCCGAGTGCGGCGGCTCGGGTGACACCGAGGTGCTGACGGTCGAGGACCTCGAGCGGTTCGCGGTGAGCGCGCCCGCGACCAACCCGGCGTCGGCGTCGGCGGTGCGAGCCAAAGACACCGCGTTCTACATCTTCACTTCGGGCACAACGGGATTCCCGAAGGCCAGCGTGATGACCCACCAGCGGTGGCTGCGGGCGCTGGCCGCGTTCGGCGGGGTGGGGTTGCGGCTGCGGAACTCCGACACGCTGTACAGCTGCCTGCCGCTGTACCACAACAACGCGCTCACCGTGGCGCTGTCGTCGGTGATCGCCTCCGGCGCGACGCTGGCGCTGGGTACGTCGTTCTCGGCATCGCGCTTCTGGGATGAGGTGATCGCCACCGAGGCAACCGCGTTCATCTACATCGGGGAGATCTGCCGCTATCTGCTCAACCAGCCGCGCAGGGCGACCGACCGGGCGCACAAGGTGCGGCTGATGGCCGGCAACGGGCTGCGCCCGGAGATCTGGGACGAGTTCACCGAGAGGTTCGGCATCGCGCGCGTGTGCGAGTTCTACGCCTCCAGCGAGGGCAACACCGCGTTCATCAACGTCTTCAACGTGCCCAGGACCACCGGTGTCTTCCCGATGCCGCTGGCTTACGTCGAGTACGACCCCGACACCGGTGCTCCCCTGCGCGACGACAACGGACGGGTGCGCAAGGTGCCCGCCGGCGAGCCCGGCCTGCTGCTGAGCCCCGTCAACCGGCTGCAGCCGTTCGACGGCTACACCGACAAAGAATCCAGCGAAAAGAAGTTGGTGCGCAACGCCTTCCGAGAGGGCGACGTCTGGTTCAACTCCGGCGACGTGATGAGCCCGCAGGGCATGGGCCACGCCGCCTTCGTCGACCGGCTCGGCGACACCTTCCGCTGGAAGGGCGAGAACGTCGCCACCACCCAGGTGGAGGCGGCGCTGGCCACCGACGAGTCCGTCGAGGAGTGCACGGTGTTCGGCGTGGAGATCCCGCGCACCGGCGGGCGGGCCGGCATGGCCGCGGTCAAACTGCGCGAGGGAGCGGAGTTCGACGGCAACTCGCTGGCCCGGGCGGTCTACGGCCAGCTCCCCGTCTACGCGCTGCCGTTGTTCGTCCGGGTGGTCAAGGAGCTGGCGCAGACCACCACCTTCAAGAGCCGCAAAGTGGAGCTGCGAGACGAGGGCTACGGCCCCGACGTCTCCGACCCGCTGTATGTGTTGGCCGGTCGCGACGACGGCTACGTGCCGTACTACGACGAGTATCCCGAAGAAGTGGCCGCGGGCAAACGACCGCAGGGTTAG
- the folP gene encoding dihydropteroate synthase, translating to MTGHHRRVQSTLCGRPVAADRPLIMAIINRTPDSFYDKGATFSDDAARAAAHRAVAEGADVIDVGGVKAGPGEAVDAQAEIARLVPFVEWLRGAYPDQLISVDTWRSEVARTACAAGADLINDTWGGIDPALAEVAAEFGAGLVCSHTGGALPRTRPFRVSYGTTTRGVVDDVIRQVTAAAERAVACGVAADRVLIDPAHDFGKNTFHGLALLRHVGDLVNTGWPVLMALSNKDFVGETLGVDLTERLEGTLAATALAAAAGARMFRVHEVTATRRVLEMVAAIQGIRPPARTVRGLA from the coding sequence ATGACCGGGCACCATAGACGTGTGCAGTCAACGCTGTGCGGCCGTCCGGTCGCAGCGGATCGCCCGCTGATCATGGCGATCATCAACCGCACCCCGGACTCGTTCTACGACAAGGGCGCGACGTTCAGCGACGACGCGGCCAGGGCCGCGGCGCACCGGGCCGTCGCCGAGGGCGCCGACGTCATCGACGTGGGCGGCGTCAAAGCCGGGCCCGGCGAAGCTGTCGACGCACAGGCCGAGATCGCCCGGCTCGTGCCGTTCGTCGAATGGCTGCGCGGCGCCTACCCCGACCAGCTGATCAGCGTCGACACCTGGCGCTCGGAGGTAGCCAGAACGGCCTGCGCCGCGGGCGCAGACCTGATCAACGACACCTGGGGCGGCATCGACCCGGCCCTGGCCGAGGTGGCCGCCGAGTTCGGCGCGGGCCTGGTGTGCTCGCACACCGGCGGTGCGCTGCCGCGCACCCGACCGTTCCGGGTGAGCTACGGGACCACCACGCGCGGTGTGGTCGACGACGTGATCCGCCAGGTCACGGCGGCCGCCGAGCGTGCGGTCGCGTGCGGCGTCGCCGCCGACCGCGTGCTGATCGACCCGGCCCACGACTTCGGCAAGAACACGTTCCACGGGCTTGCCCTGCTGCGTCACGTCGGCGATCTCGTGAACACCGGGTGGCCCGTGCTCATGGCTTTGAGCAATAAGGACTTCGTCGGGGAGACTCTGGGTGTGGACTTGACCGAGCGGCTCGAGGGGACCCTGGCGGCCACCGCGCTGGCGGCGGCCGCGGGGGCGCGAATGTTCCGGGTGCATGAGGTGACGGCCACCCGCCGGGTCCTGGAGATGGTGGCCGCGATCCAGGGGATCCGGCCACCGGCGCGGACCGTGCGGGGACTGGCATGA
- a CDS encoding glucosyl-3-phosphoglycerate synthase, producing MTASDLVAGDLTDDGVPATRPGDTWLPDRGWNRPTWTVDGLVAAKAGRTISVVLPALNEAETIGSVIDSISPLVDGLVDELVVLDSGSTDDTEIRAVAAGARVVSREQALPEVPTRPGKGEALWRSLAVTSGDIVVFVDSDLIDPHPMFVPWLVGPLLNGDGIHLVKSFYRRPLNAGDADGGAGDTGGGRVTELVARPLLAALRPELGCMLQPLGGEYAATRDLLTSLPFAPGYGVEIGLLIDTFDRLGLDAIAQVNLGVRAHRNRPLAELGPMSRQVIATLLSRCGIPDSGVGLTQFLADGPDGSGAEGYTQHTWPVSLADRPPMRVHRPA from the coding sequence ATGACGGCGTCGGACCTGGTCGCGGGCGATCTGACCGACGACGGGGTGCCGGCCACCCGGCCGGGCGACACCTGGCTGCCCGACCGCGGCTGGAACCGTCCGACCTGGACCGTCGACGGGCTGGTGGCGGCGAAGGCCGGCCGGACCATCTCGGTGGTGCTGCCGGCCCTCAACGAGGCGGAGACCATCGGCTCGGTGATCGACAGCATCTCGCCGCTGGTGGACGGCCTGGTCGACGAGCTCGTCGTCCTGGACTCCGGCTCCACCGACGACACCGAGATCCGCGCGGTAGCGGCCGGCGCGCGCGTCGTCAGCCGGGAGCAGGCACTGCCGGAGGTGCCGACCCGGCCCGGCAAGGGCGAAGCGCTCTGGCGCTCGCTGGCGGTGACCAGTGGGGACATCGTGGTCTTCGTCGACTCCGATTTGATCGACCCGCATCCGATGTTCGTCCCGTGGCTGGTGGGGCCGCTGCTCAACGGCGACGGCATCCACCTGGTCAAGAGCTTCTACCGGCGGCCCCTGAACGCCGGCGACGCGGACGGCGGCGCGGGCGACACCGGTGGCGGTCGGGTGACCGAGCTGGTGGCCCGACCGTTGCTGGCGGCGCTGCGGCCCGAGCTGGGATGCATGCTGCAGCCGCTCGGCGGTGAATACGCCGCCACCCGTGACCTGCTGACCTCGCTGCCGTTCGCGCCCGGCTACGGCGTGGAGATCGGCCTGCTGATCGACACCTTCGACCGGCTGGGTCTGGACGCGATCGCCCAGGTGAACCTGGGCGTGCGCGCTCACCGTAACCGCCCGCTCGCCGAGCTCGGGCCGATGAGCCGCCAGGTCATCGCCACGCTGCTCTCGCGGTGTGGGATTCCCGACTCCGGCGTCGGGCTGACCCAGTTCCTGGCCGACGGCCCGGACGGCTCCGGCGCCGAGGGCTATACCCAGCACACCTGGCCGGTGTCGCTGGCCGACCGGCCGCCGATGCGGGTGCACCGGCCAGCGTGA
- a CDS encoding DivIVA domain-containing protein, with product MALVLLYLVVLVLVAIVLFGAASLLFGRGEKLPPLPRGTTATVLPAYGVTGADVDAVKFTQVLRGYKTSEVDWVLDRLARELEALRGQLAAVHAASSAENESQAHPDPMEPEGAEERQDRM from the coding sequence GTGGCGTTGGTGTTGCTGTATCTGGTGGTGCTCGTGCTGGTGGCGATCGTGCTGTTCGGCGCCGCCAGCCTGCTCTTCGGTCGCGGTGAGAAGCTGCCGCCGCTGCCCCGGGGAACCACCGCGACGGTGCTGCCGGCCTACGGCGTGACGGGCGCCGACGTCGACGCGGTCAAGTTCACCCAGGTGCTGCGCGGATACAAGACCAGCGAGGTGGACTGGGTGCTCGACCGGCTCGCCCGCGAGCTCGAAGCCCTGCGCGGCCAGTTGGCGGCGGTGCATGCGGCGTCATCGGCCGAGAACGAATCGCAGGCTCACCCCGACCCGATGGAACCGGAAGGTGCCGAGGAGCGTCAGGACAGAATGTGA
- a CDS encoding DNA-3-methyladenine glycosylase I: MTDDELVRCGWAAIRPGPDFEMYRDYHDQEWGRPLHDGLALFERMCLEAFQSGLSWLIILRKRENFRRAFSGFDIGKVAGYTEDDVRRLLTDQGIVRNRAKVEATIANARAAADLGGAADLSKLLWSFAPPPRPRPADASEIPSSTAESKAMARELKRLGFRFVGPTTAYALMQATGMVDDHVRGCWVPSTGAGAGRAAAG; encoded by the coding sequence GTGACCGACGACGAACTGGTCCGCTGCGGCTGGGCGGCGATCCGGCCCGGGCCGGATTTCGAGATGTACCGCGACTACCACGACCAGGAGTGGGGCCGCCCCCTGCACGACGGCCTGGCGCTGTTCGAGCGGATGTGCCTGGAAGCGTTCCAGAGCGGCCTGTCCTGGCTGATCATCCTGCGCAAACGCGAGAACTTCCGGCGCGCCTTCTCCGGGTTCGACATCGGCAAAGTCGCCGGCTACACCGAGGACGACGTCCGGCGGCTGCTGACGGATCAGGGCATCGTGCGCAATCGGGCAAAGGTCGAGGCGACCATCGCCAACGCGCGCGCCGCCGCAGATCTGGGCGGCGCGGCCGACCTGTCGAAGCTGCTCTGGTCGTTTGCGCCACCGCCGCGGCCCCGGCCCGCCGACGCGTCTGAGATTCCCTCGTCCACCGCCGAATCGAAGGCCATGGCGCGTGAGCTCAAGCGGCTGGGCTTCCGGTTCGTCGGGCCCACCACCGCCTACGCCCTGATGCAGGCGACCGGAATGGTGGACGACCACGTCCGCGGTTGCTGGGTGCCTTCGACGGGCGCCGGCGCGGGCCGCGCGGCGGCCGGCTGA